One Kitasatospora sp. NBC_01287 DNA window includes the following coding sequences:
- a CDS encoding DUF3052 domain-containing protein, which produces MSATAAGGGPSGTPLARKIGIKPGQLVHLCHGPARWELPGLPAGCTVGEGGPAGADVTIAFYRSAAELSAAAPALVDELADQAMLWIAWPRRAAGHRSDITDSTLRELLLPLGVVDVKVAALGEDWSGLKFVRRKENRRRP; this is translated from the coding sequence ATGAGCGCCACCGCGGCGGGCGGCGGCCCTTCCGGCACGCCGCTGGCCAGGAAGATCGGCATCAAGCCCGGTCAGCTGGTCCACCTGTGCCACGGGCCGGCCCGGTGGGAGCTGCCCGGCTTGCCCGCGGGCTGCACGGTCGGCGAGGGCGGCCCGGCCGGCGCGGATGTCACCATCGCGTTCTACCGCTCCGCCGCCGAGCTGTCCGCCGCGGCGCCCGCCCTGGTCGATGAGCTCGCCGATCAGGCAATGCTCTGGATCGCCTGGCCCCGCCGCGCGGCCGGTCACCGCAGCGACATCACCGACAGCACGCTGCGCGAACTGCTCCTCCCGCTCGGCGTGGTGGATGTGAAGGTCGCCGCGCTCGGCGAGGACTGGTCGGGGTTGAAGTTCGTCCGCCGCAAGGAGAACCGGCGGCGCCCCTGA
- a CDS encoding TetR/AcrR family transcriptional regulator: protein MGRPADPARRERTLARATDYVLCHGLAGLSLRPLAAALDTSPRMLLYDFGSKQELVAAVLAEARRRGAGRLAEQLPPGTGTGSARERLRAIWEWISADERLPFVRLFFEVHADGLVHPENYPGQGEAITDWFDTLGATFRDVSTGPDDTVTSTLVMAVVRGLLFDLTVTGDRQRTDGALDRFAELLVR from the coding sequence GTGGGGCGACCGGCGGACCCCGCCCGACGCGAGCGCACGCTGGCGCGGGCGACCGACTACGTGCTGTGCCACGGGTTGGCCGGGCTGAGCCTGCGCCCGCTGGCCGCGGCCCTCGACACCAGCCCGCGGATGCTGCTGTACGACTTCGGCAGCAAACAGGAGTTGGTCGCCGCGGTGCTCGCCGAGGCCCGCCGCCGAGGTGCCGGGCGGCTGGCCGAGCAGCTCCCACCGGGCACGGGCACGGGCTCCGCGCGGGAGCGGCTCCGCGCCATCTGGGAGTGGATCAGCGCGGATGAGCGCTTGCCGTTCGTCCGGCTCTTCTTCGAGGTGCACGCCGACGGCCTGGTGCACCCCGAGAACTACCCGGGCCAGGGCGAGGCGATCACGGACTGGTTCGACACCCTCGGAGCCACCTTCCGCGATGTCTCCACCGGACCGGACGACACCGTCACGTCCACGTTGGTCATGGCCGTCGTCCGGGGACTGTTGTTCGATCTCACCGTCACCGGCGACCGCCAACGCACCGATGGCGCGTTGGACCGCTTCGCCGAACTCCTGGTGCGGTGA
- a CDS encoding patatin-like phospholipase family protein, with amino-acid sequence MHTFDRGLVLGPGGLAGTAWTVGLAHGLRRDGVDLGEADLIVGTSAGAIVGALLATGQDLERLAASTRDPAHRPKVDPGRMGEVFAVLGDRGLERGEARRRVGRLALDGADPEAEQALLAGRAALIGAQAWPERRLLITAVDASTGEPVLWDRDSGVPLVSAVAASSAFPGAAPPVAIDGRRYMDGALREGTNADLAAGARTLVVVEPMAHLFPREALDQQLASVGADTVVTLGPDPAAVRAFGTDPGDLAAWGPSFQAGVQQAAEVGAQLRSAWRAAAGAS; translated from the coding sequence ATGCACACCTTCGACCGAGGACTCGTCCTGGGCCCCGGTGGCCTCGCCGGCACGGCCTGGACGGTCGGGCTGGCCCACGGTCTGCGCCGCGACGGCGTGGACCTGGGCGAGGCCGACCTGATCGTCGGCACGTCGGCCGGCGCGATCGTCGGAGCGCTGCTCGCCACCGGGCAGGACCTGGAACGGCTCGCGGCGTCGACCCGCGACCCCGCCCACCGGCCCAAGGTGGACCCCGGGCGGATGGGCGAGGTGTTCGCCGTGCTCGGCGACCGCGGCCTGGAACGGGGCGAGGCCAGGCGGCGCGTCGGCCGGCTCGCGCTCGACGGCGCCGACCCCGAGGCCGAGCAGGCGTTGCTCGCGGGACGTGCCGCCCTGATCGGCGCGCAGGCGTGGCCCGAGCGGCGACTGCTGATCACCGCCGTTGACGCGAGCACCGGTGAGCCGGTGCTGTGGGACCGCGACAGCGGTGTGCCGCTGGTCTCCGCGGTGGCGGCGAGCAGCGCCTTCCCCGGGGCCGCGCCACCGGTCGCGATCGACGGCCGGCGGTACATGGACGGTGCGCTGCGGGAGGGGACCAACGCCGATCTCGCGGCCGGCGCCCGCACGCTGGTCGTGGTGGAACCGATGGCGCACCTCTTCCCCCGCGAGGCGCTCGACCAGCAGTTGGCGAGCGTCGGGGCGGACACCGTGGTGACGCTCGGCCCCGATCCGGCCGCCGTGCGCGCCTTCGGCACGGACCCGGGCGACCTGGCCGCCTGGGGACCGAGTTTCCAGGCGGGTGTTCAGCAGGCCGCCGAGGTCGGCGCACAGCTCCGCTCCGCGTGGCGAGCGGCGGCCGGGGCGAGCTGA
- a CDS encoding CGNR zinc finger domain-containing protein: protein MFDSHVAALLDASVALVNALTDGSARGKPYVAPRDAQLAPAILAALLPGGEHSPEAAPDALAPEQAAYLAAAARQLRAVFTAVDTGDLDAAAAALNPLLRSSGARPQLDRVAGEPWQLHFHGSDDSFAVGWTAGCATALALAVGSDLAGRLGVCQAARCDRVFVDGSRNAGRQFCSTACQNRVKAAAFRARRTDG, encoded by the coding sequence ATGTTCGACAGTCACGTAGCGGCACTGCTGGATGCGTCGGTCGCCCTGGTCAACGCGCTGACCGACGGCAGCGCGCGCGGCAAGCCCTACGTCGCCCCCCGGGACGCCCAGCTCGCGCCCGCGATCCTCGCGGCCCTGCTGCCGGGCGGCGAGCACTCCCCGGAGGCCGCGCCGGACGCCCTCGCCCCCGAGCAGGCCGCCTACCTGGCCGCCGCGGCGCGGCAACTGCGCGCGGTCTTCACGGCGGTGGACACGGGCGACCTCGACGCGGCCGCCGCCGCCCTGAACCCGTTGCTGCGCTCCTCCGGCGCCCGCCCCCAGCTGGACCGGGTCGCGGGTGAGCCCTGGCAGCTGCACTTCCACGGCAGCGACGACTCGTTCGCGGTGGGCTGGACCGCGGGCTGTGCGACGGCGCTCGCGCTCGCGGTCGGCAGCGACCTCGCCGGCCGGTTGGGGGTCTGCCAAGCCGCCCGCTGCGACCGGGTGTTCGTGGACGGTTCGCGCAACGCGGGCAGGCAGTTCTGCTCGACCGCCTGCCAGAACCGGGTCAAGGCGGCGGCCTTCCGGGCCCGCCGCACCGACGGCTGA
- a CDS encoding MFS transporter has product MPLSPPLPPPLPPPLPPPLPRTVRLLVAARAVNRLAAFSLPFLTVLLSTDFHTGTATAGLIGAAFGLATIPSRLLGGRLADRLGRRRTIVLGLTGCAAAQLGLALAGGLAVATGCAVLLGLAFELYEPPSQAMIADAVGPEHRVRAYGLLNAALAGAGVAAGLLAATLGRWDLRWLFAADALSCLACAAVVRAVLPTDRAVLPTDRAVLPTDRAVLPSDRAGRADRRGQSGSAPAAGGPSPVNPWRDRALLAMVVSGTLFALIYLQLTIALPLSLARHGLPPADAGLLLTASAVTVLAGQPLLRRPRLAGLTAPTALRAGYLLLAAGLAGYAAAGSLAPLLGSTVLWSLGDLLLVGRAYAVVADLAPPGGTGRYLAAYGTSWGAAAVAAPLVGTQLLTRTGSAGLWLALAGGCLLLAVGQPLLLPAHPRKSEDIGV; this is encoded by the coding sequence ATGCCCCTGTCACCACCGCTGCCACCACCGCTGCCACCACCGCTGCCACCACCGCTGCCGCGCACCGTTCGGCTGCTCGTCGCGGCCCGGGCTGTCAACCGCCTCGCGGCGTTCTCGCTCCCCTTCCTGACCGTGCTGCTCAGCACCGACTTCCACACCGGCACCGCGACCGCCGGCCTGATCGGCGCCGCCTTCGGGCTGGCGACCATCCCCTCCCGACTGCTCGGCGGACGCCTGGCGGACCGGCTCGGGCGGCGGCGCACCATCGTGCTCGGGCTCACCGGCTGCGCGGCGGCCCAACTGGGCCTCGCGCTCGCCGGCGGCCTGGCGGTGGCGACCGGGTGCGCGGTGCTGCTCGGACTCGCCTTCGAACTGTACGAACCGCCGAGTCAGGCGATGATCGCCGACGCGGTGGGACCGGAGCACCGCGTGCGGGCCTACGGTCTGCTGAACGCAGCCCTGGCGGGGGCCGGCGTCGCGGCGGGGCTGCTGGCGGCGACCCTCGGGCGCTGGGACCTGCGATGGCTCTTCGCGGCGGACGCGCTGAGCTGCCTGGCCTGCGCCGCGGTGGTCCGCGCGGTGCTGCCCACCGACCGCGCGGTGCTGCCCACCGACCGCGCGGTGCTGCCCACCGACCGCGCGGTGCTGCCCTCCGACCGCGCCGGCCGCGCCGACCGCCGCGGCCAGAGCGGATCCGCCCCCGCTGCCGGCGGCCCGTCACCGGTCAACCCCTGGCGGGACCGCGCACTGCTCGCCATGGTCGTCTCGGGCACCCTCTTCGCGCTGATCTACCTGCAGCTCACCATCGCGCTGCCGCTCTCGCTGGCCCGCCACGGCCTGCCGCCGGCCGACGCGGGGCTGCTCCTCACCGCCTCGGCGGTGACGGTACTGGCCGGCCAGCCCCTGCTCCGGCGCCCGCGCCTGGCCGGCCTCACCGCACCGACGGCGCTGCGCGCGGGCTACCTGCTGCTCGCGGCCGGGCTGGCCGGCTACGCGGCGGCCGGCAGCCTGGCGCCGCTGCTCGGGTCGACGGTGCTGTGGAGCCTCGGCGACCTGCTGCTGGTCGGCCGGGCCTACGCCGTGGTCGCCGACCTGGCCCCGCCCGGCGGCACCGGCCGCTACCTGGCCGCCTACGGGACCAGTTGGGGAGCCGCCGCCGTCGCCGCACCCCTGGTCGGGACCCAACTGCTGACGCGCACGGGCAGCGCCGGACTCTGGCTCGCTCTGGCGGGCGGCTGCCTGCTGCTCGCGGTCGGCCAGCCCCTCCTGCTCCCCGCCCACCCTCGCAAGAGCGAGGACATCGGTGTCTGA
- a CDS encoding bifunctional 2-polyprenyl-6-hydroxyphenol methylase/3-demethylubiquinol 3-O-methyltransferase UbiG: MVDQLFADPDLAALYDPLCAGRDDLDFYLPLLRSAASVLDVGCGTGELLHRARLAGHSGRLCGLDPAAAMLAHARARTAAERSGVEWVLGDLTTVPLSWQQRFELVVMTGHTFQVYLTDEELRTALGAVHSLLAPGGRFVFETRNPAAREWERWTPDRVSEVRGPDGTVVRFWREVAEPVTGDIVRFRHTFAAPGRAQPRRTASTLRFLGRAALAEFLTGAGLVIEEQYGDLRGGPLTGASPEIVTVARRA, encoded by the coding sequence ATGGTTGATCAACTCTTCGCGGATCCCGACCTCGCCGCCCTGTACGACCCGCTCTGCGCCGGTCGCGACGACCTCGACTTCTACCTCCCGCTGCTGCGCTCCGCCGCCTCCGTGCTCGATGTCGGCTGCGGCACGGGAGAGTTGCTGCACCGGGCCCGCCTGGCGGGGCACTCGGGGCGGCTGTGCGGCCTCGACCCGGCAGCGGCGATGCTGGCACACGCGCGGGCACGCACCGCTGCCGAGCGCTCCGGCGTCGAGTGGGTGCTCGGCGACCTGACCACGGTCCCGCTCTCCTGGCAGCAGCGGTTCGAGCTGGTGGTGATGACCGGGCACACGTTCCAGGTGTACCTGACGGACGAGGAACTGCGGACCGCGCTCGGCGCGGTCCACTCGCTCCTGGCCCCCGGCGGCCGGTTCGTCTTCGAGACGCGCAATCCGGCGGCGCGGGAGTGGGAGCGGTGGACACCCGACCGGGTCAGCGAGGTGCGGGGGCCGGACGGGACGGTGGTGCGGTTCTGGCGAGAGGTGGCGGAGCCGGTGACGGGGGACATCGTGCGCTTCCGGCACACCTTCGCCGCGCCCGGCCGGGCGCAGCCCCGGCGCACCGCCAGTACCCTGCGGTTCCTCGGCCGGGCCGCGCTCGCGGAGTTCCTGACGGGCGCGGGGCTGGTGATCGAGGAGCAGTACGGCGATCTGCGCGGCGGCCCGCTGACCGGGGCGAGCCCGGAGATCGTCACCGTCGCCCGGCGGGCCTGA
- a CDS encoding Type 1 glutamine amidotransferase-like domain-containing protein, whose protein sequence is MRSVRGVMKLLLTDSGVRNASILAALVDLLGKPVAEASALCIPTAGYGGPYGGPGGPWRFVSGNSPCPMTELGWKSVGLLELTALPSIDKERWVSWVREADVLLVNGGDALYLGHWMRESGLADLLPSLSDTVYVGLSAGSMVLTPRIGEEFVGWKPPTGGDSTLGVVDFSVFPHLDSPDCPENTMAEAERWAAKIEGPAYAIDAQTAIKVTDGDVEVISEGHWKLFNAAS, encoded by the coding sequence ATGAGATCAGTGCGGGGCGTGATGAAGCTTCTCCTTACCGACTCCGGCGTCAGGAACGCGAGCATTCTGGCGGCGCTGGTCGATCTCCTGGGCAAACCCGTCGCCGAGGCCAGTGCCCTCTGCATCCCCACCGCGGGGTACGGGGGCCCGTACGGGGGGCCGGGCGGGCCATGGCGTTTCGTCAGCGGAAATTCCCCCTGTCCCATGACCGAGTTGGGGTGGAAGTCGGTGGGCCTGCTGGAGCTCACCGCACTGCCCAGCATCGACAAGGAACGCTGGGTCTCCTGGGTCCGGGAGGCGGACGTCCTGCTGGTGAACGGCGGCGACGCGCTGTACCTGGGCCACTGGATGCGGGAGTCCGGACTGGCCGACCTCCTCCCCTCGCTGAGCGACACGGTCTACGTGGGGCTCAGCGCCGGGAGCATGGTGCTGACTCCCCGCATCGGGGAGGAGTTCGTCGGCTGGAAGCCGCCCACCGGTGGCGACAGCACGCTGGGAGTCGTCGATTTCTCCGTCTTCCCGCACCTCGACAGCCCGGATTGTCCGGAGAACACGATGGCCGAGGCGGAACGCTGGGCCGCCAAGATCGAGGGCCCGGCGTACGCCATCGACGCCCAGACCGCCATCAAGGTGACCGACGGCGACGTCGAGGTCATCTCCGAGGGCCACTGGAAGCTGTTCAACGCGGCATCGTGA
- a CDS encoding ketopantoate reductase family protein → MRYIIIGAGAIGGGIGGRLQESGHDVVLVARGPHLAALRADGLRFSTPEGTRTLAVAAVGGPEELDLAPEDVLVVAVKSQHTVGVLQEWAGRPVSGGGTAGEALPVVCAQNGVGNERLALRWFRRVYGMSVWMPATYLEPGRVAVPGAPFSGILHLGRYPRGSDGTVRAIAADLERSRFQAPVDEDVMRWKYGKLIGNLPNALDAVAGPIEGNEPVTELFHRTMAEGAAVLTAAGIAYATVDEQLERRGDLMRTLPLDGVELGGSSSRQSLTRGTGSIESDYLNGEIVLLAREHGVPAPLNEALQRLASGYAREGRAPGGLPAAELAALLALGTEA, encoded by the coding sequence ATGCGCTACATCATCATCGGGGCAGGGGCGATCGGCGGCGGCATCGGCGGTCGGCTGCAGGAGAGCGGGCACGACGTGGTCCTGGTCGCGCGCGGCCCGCACCTGGCGGCCCTGCGCGCGGACGGCCTGCGGTTCAGCACGCCCGAGGGGACCAGGACGCTCGCCGTTGCGGCGGTCGGCGGCCCCGAGGAGCTGGACCTGGCGCCCGAGGACGTCCTGGTGGTCGCGGTCAAGTCCCAGCACACCGTCGGCGTCCTGCAGGAGTGGGCGGGCCGGCCGGTGAGCGGTGGCGGCACGGCGGGCGAGGCGCTGCCCGTGGTCTGCGCCCAGAACGGCGTGGGCAACGAGCGCCTCGCCCTTCGCTGGTTCCGCCGGGTCTACGGGATGTCGGTCTGGATGCCCGCCACGTACCTGGAGCCCGGCCGGGTCGCCGTCCCCGGCGCGCCGTTCTCCGGCATCCTGCACCTGGGCCGCTACCCGCGCGGCAGCGACGGGACGGTGCGCGCCATCGCCGCGGACCTGGAGCGCTCGCGCTTCCAGGCACCCGTCGACGAGGACGTGATGCGGTGGAAGTACGGCAAGCTCATCGGCAACCTGCCTAACGCGCTCGACGCCGTGGCCGGCCCGATCGAGGGGAACGAGCCAGTGACGGAGCTCTTCCACCGGACCATGGCCGAGGGCGCGGCGGTGCTGACCGCGGCGGGGATCGCCTACGCCACCGTCGACGAGCAGTTGGAGCGACGCGGAGACCTGATGCGGACCCTCCCGCTGGACGGCGTGGAACTCGGCGGCAGCTCCTCGCGGCAGAGCCTGACCCGGGGCACCGGCTCGATCGAGTCGGACTACCTCAACGGCGAGATCGTGCTGCTCGCCCGCGAACACGGCGTGCCCGCCCCGCTCAACGAGGCGCTGCAGCGCCTGGCCTCCGGATACGCCCGGGAGGGCCGCGCCCCGGGCGGCCTGCCGGCGGCGGAGCTGGCCGCGCTGCTCGCGCTCGGCACGGAGGCGTAG
- a CDS encoding molybdopterin-dependent oxidoreductase, giving the protein MSFAIRVNDQDFDAEPRPGQCLRTYLRERGWFGVKKGCDAGDCGACSVQVDGRPVHSCVYPAVRAEGRSVTTVEGLAKDGELHPVQQRFLDAQGFQCGFCTAGFLMTTSALNEEQLTDLPRSLKGNLCRCTGYRAIEDSIRGVKHVEEPCAGQAVGRSLGAPAGPLVVTGTARYTFDVEVAGLLHMKLLRSPHPHARILSIDASAALRVPGVHAVLTHRDAPDKLYSSARHEHPTEDPDDTRVLDDVVRFVGQRVAAVVAESEGAAEEGCRRIVVEYEQLPFVIDPELAMLPGAPVIHPKGPESRIFRAEDNVCGEVHGELGSVEQGFTEADVIYEETFQTQRVQHASLETHGCVVYFEPAPGEDGTEPGSETAEERIVVRSSTQVPFLTRRALCDLYDLPMEKVRVIAGRVGGGFGGKQEMLTEDIAVLAAMKLHRPVKLEFTRPEQFYGATTRHPFKVTVKLGARRDGTLTAIQFRVVANTGAYGNHGPAVMFHSVGESMGVYRAPNKKVNAYSVYTNGVPAGAFRGYGLGQVTFALESAMDELARELEIDPLVLREKNVIGPGEHMEGPCGEEEDLHIASYGLDQCLQVVRDALADDRSAELAPEGWLVGQGFAMSAIATGPPGGHFADATVKLLEDGTYDIAVGTAEFGNGTTTVHKQITAGALGTTVDRIAIRQSDTDVVKHDTGAFGSAGTVVAGKAVMKAANALAEQLLSFTAEYARTPRSLLRLTADSVECDGRLVSLKEVFEAARGKGVELSADGHWGGTPRSVAFNSQWFRLAVDPDSGEIKILRSVHGADAGKVMNPMQCRGQVEGGVAQALGATLFEQVLVDERGEVSTAAFRRYRLPAYADVPRTEVHFTETSDSIGPLGAKSMSESPFNPVPPAFANALRDATGVRFTDAPFLRDKVWLGLVAHRARLRESER; this is encoded by the coding sequence ATGAGCTTCGCCATCCGCGTCAACGACCAGGACTTCGACGCCGAGCCCCGCCCCGGCCAGTGCCTGCGCACCTACCTGCGCGAACGCGGCTGGTTCGGTGTGAAGAAGGGCTGCGACGCGGGCGACTGCGGCGCCTGCTCCGTGCAGGTCGACGGCCGGCCCGTGCACAGCTGCGTCTATCCGGCGGTCCGCGCCGAGGGCCGCTCGGTGACCACCGTCGAGGGCCTGGCCAAGGACGGTGAGCTGCACCCCGTGCAGCAGAGGTTCCTGGACGCCCAGGGCTTCCAGTGCGGCTTCTGCACCGCCGGGTTCCTGATGACCACCTCCGCCCTGAACGAGGAGCAGCTCACCGACCTGCCCCGCTCGCTCAAGGGCAACCTCTGCCGCTGCACCGGCTACCGCGCGATCGAGGACTCGATCCGCGGCGTCAAGCACGTCGAGGAGCCGTGCGCGGGGCAGGCCGTCGGCCGCAGCCTGGGCGCCCCGGCGGGGCCGCTGGTGGTCACCGGCACCGCCCGCTACACCTTCGACGTCGAGGTGGCGGGCCTGCTGCACATGAAGCTGCTGCGCTCCCCGCACCCGCACGCCCGGATCCTCTCCATCGACGCCTCGGCCGCGCTGCGGGTGCCCGGCGTGCACGCGGTCCTCACCCACCGCGACGCGCCCGACAAGCTCTACTCCTCCGCCCGCCACGAGCACCCCACCGAGGACCCGGACGACACCCGGGTGCTGGACGACGTGGTCCGCTTCGTCGGCCAGCGCGTGGCCGCCGTGGTCGCGGAGAGCGAGGGCGCGGCGGAGGAGGGCTGCCGGCGGATCGTGGTCGAGTACGAGCAACTCCCGTTCGTCATCGACCCGGAGCTCGCGATGCTGCCCGGCGCCCCGGTGATCCATCCGAAGGGCCCCGAGTCGCGGATCTTCCGCGCCGAGGACAACGTCTGCGGCGAGGTGCACGGCGAACTGGGCAGCGTGGAGCAGGGCTTCACCGAGGCGGACGTGATCTACGAGGAGACCTTCCAGACCCAGCGGGTGCAGCACGCCAGCCTGGAGACGCACGGCTGCGTCGTCTACTTCGAGCCGGCCCCCGGTGAGGACGGGACGGAGCCGGGGTCGGAGACGGCGGAGGAGCGGATCGTGGTCCGCTCCAGCACCCAGGTGCCGTTCCTGACCCGGCGCGCGCTCTGCGACCTGTACGACCTGCCGATGGAGAAGGTCCGGGTGATCGCCGGCCGGGTCGGCGGCGGCTTCGGCGGCAAGCAGGAGATGCTCACCGAGGACATCGCGGTGCTCGCCGCGATGAAGCTGCACCGACCGGTCAAGCTGGAGTTCACCCGCCCCGAGCAGTTCTACGGCGCCACCACCCGGCACCCGTTCAAGGTCACGGTGAAGCTCGGCGCCAGGCGCGACGGCACGCTGACGGCCATTCAGTTCCGGGTGGTCGCCAACACCGGCGCCTACGGCAACCACGGCCCCGCGGTGATGTTCCACAGCGTCGGCGAGTCGATGGGCGTCTACCGGGCGCCGAACAAGAAGGTGAACGCCTACTCGGTCTACACCAACGGCGTGCCCGCCGGGGCCTTCCGCGGCTACGGCCTGGGCCAGGTGACCTTCGCCCTGGAGTCGGCGATGGACGAGCTGGCCCGCGAGTTGGAGATCGACCCGCTGGTGCTGCGCGAGAAGAACGTCATCGGCCCCGGCGAGCACATGGAGGGCCCGTGCGGCGAGGAGGAGGACCTGCACATCGCCAGCTACGGCCTGGACCAGTGCCTACAGGTGGTGCGCGACGCCCTCGCCGACGACCGCAGCGCCGAACTCGCGCCCGAGGGCTGGCTGGTGGGACAGGGCTTCGCGATGTCCGCGATCGCCACCGGCCCGCCGGGCGGCCACTTCGCCGACGCCACGGTGAAGCTGCTGGAGGACGGCACCTACGACATCGCGGTCGGCACCGCGGAGTTCGGCAACGGCACCACCACCGTCCACAAGCAGATCACCGCCGGGGCGCTGGGCACCACGGTGGACCGGATCGCCATCCGGCAGTCCGACACCGACGTGGTCAAGCACGACACCGGCGCCTTCGGCTCGGCGGGCACGGTGGTCGCGGGCAAGGCCGTGATGAAGGCCGCCAACGCGCTCGCCGAGCAACTCCTCTCCTTCACCGCCGAATACGCCCGCACGCCACGCAGCCTGCTGCGGCTGACCGCGGACTCGGTGGAGTGCGACGGCCGGCTGGTCTCGCTCAAGGAGGTCTTCGAGGCGGCGCGCGGCAAGGGGGTCGAGCTCAGCGCGGACGGGCACTGGGGCGGCACGCCCCGCTCGGTGGCCTTCAACTCGCAGTGGTTCCGGCTCGCGGTCGACCCGGACAGCGGCGAGATCAAGATCCTGCGCAGCGTCCACGGGGCCGACGCCGGCAAGGTGATGAACCCCATGCAGTGCCGCGGCCAGGTCGAGGGCGGCGTCGCCCAGGCGCTCGGCGCGACCCTCTTCGAACAGGTCCTGGTCGACGAGCGCGGCGAGGTCAGCACCGCCGCCTTCCGCCGCTACCGGCTGCCCGCCTACGCCGATGTCCCGCGCACCGAGGTCCACTTCACCGAGACCTCCGACTCGATCGGCCCGCTCGGCGCCAAGTCGATGAGCGAGAGCCCCTTCAACCCCGTGCCGCCCGCCTTCGCCAACGCCCTGCGCGACGCGACCGGCGTGCGCTTCACCGACGCCCCGTTCCTGCGCGACAAGGTCTGGCTGGGGCTGGTGGCGCACCGGGCGCGCCTGCGGGAGTCGGAGCGCTAG
- a CDS encoding xanthine dehydrogenase family protein subunit M: MDLNTVVEVRDARERGAWRTGDAWLGGGTYLFSEPQPHLLRLIDLSRTGWEPLRVTAAGDLEIAATCTIAELSRYAESAPWTAVPLFEQCCRAFLASWKIWNMATFGGNLCNSLPAGPMISLAAGLDGVAVLLDQGGGIRRVPVAQFVVGAGRNVLRRGELLRAVVLPARALAARTAFRQASLYGLGRSGALLIGALDPPSASGRQTPQASGTLTLTITASTVRPIQLRFPVPPNAEAVREAVENAVEPHEYFDDIHGHPAWRRHMTFRYAEEIRRELTGPAQGQCDLTPTEEAGR; this comes from the coding sequence GTGGATCTGAACACGGTGGTGGAGGTGCGCGACGCCCGCGAACGCGGTGCGTGGCGGACCGGTGACGCGTGGCTGGGCGGCGGCACGTACCTCTTCTCCGAGCCGCAGCCGCACCTGCTCCGCCTGATCGACCTGAGCCGCACCGGCTGGGAGCCGCTGCGCGTCACCGCCGCCGGGGACCTGGAGATCGCCGCCACCTGCACCATCGCCGAGCTCTCGCGCTACGCTGAATCAGCCCCCTGGACGGCGGTGCCGCTCTTCGAGCAGTGCTGCCGGGCCTTTCTGGCCTCCTGGAAGATCTGGAACATGGCCACCTTCGGCGGCAACCTGTGCAACTCGCTGCCCGCCGGTCCGATGATCTCCCTGGCGGCCGGTCTGGACGGGGTGGCCGTGCTGCTCGACCAGGGCGGCGGCATCCGCCGGGTGCCGGTGGCGCAGTTCGTGGTGGGCGCCGGGCGCAATGTGCTGCGGCGCGGCGAACTGCTGCGCGCGGTGGTCCTGCCGGCCCGCGCGCTGGCCGCCCGCACCGCCTTCCGGCAGGCCTCGCTCTACGGGCTCGGCCGCTCCGGCGCACTGCTGATCGGCGCGCTCGATCCTCCCTCGGCCTCCGGCCGGCAGACGCCCCAGGCGAGCGGTACGCTGACCCTCACCATCACCGCCTCCACCGTGCGCCCGATCCAGCTGCGCTTCCCGGTGCCGCCGAACGCCGAGGCGGTGCGCGAGGCCGTGGAGAACGCCGTCGAGCCGCACGAGTACTTCGACGACATCCACGGCCACCCGGCCTGGCGCCGGCACATGACCTTCCGGTACGCCGAGGAGATCCGCCGCGAACTGACCGGGCCCGCGCAGGGACAGTGTGACCTCACCCCCACCGAGGAGGCCGGACGATGA